In Lycium ferocissimum isolate CSIRO_LF1 chromosome 11, AGI_CSIRO_Lferr_CH_V1, whole genome shotgun sequence, a single genomic region encodes these proteins:
- the LOC132038070 gene encoding uncharacterized protein LOC132038070 — MAKKRASSSAKRGAGQSATRGGRQASAHQTRAQTRTQATPQPEVVNGGQPRVASEQVEEQVVQNTPPAPAATPTIAMPADVVTRLLNVLEALAPNHGGIPGPQATSQAQAQVQLNVAANQTPQLAPQQVVPSAGQSKEFKNFMDLKPPEFDASPTSIEPQKFIDRCEKILTTLGLKEARGVEFATFLFSGSAESWWISIQRGRQAGLPPITWSGIFPCLRTGLFH, encoded by the coding sequence ATGGCTAAGAAACGCGCATCTTCATCTGCTAAACGTGGTGCTGGACAGAGTGCTACCCGCGGTGGTAGACAAGCTAGTGCTCATCAGACTAGAGCTCAGACTAGGACTCAGGCCACTCCTCAGCCTGAAGTTGTGAATGGGGGTCAGCCCCGAGTTGCGTCAGAGCAAGTGGAGGAACAAGTGGTTCAGAACACTCCACCGGCACCAGCTGCTACCCCTACTATTGCTATGCCCGCAGATGTGGTGACCAGATTATTGAATGTGTTGGAGGCATTGGCGCCTAATCATGGTGGAATTCCAGGTCCTCAGGCTACTTCACAAGCACAAGCTCAAGTTCAGTTGAATGTTGCAGCTAATCAGACACCTCAGTTGGCCCCTCAACAGGTTGTCCCGTCTGCAGGGCAATCTAAGGAGTTTAAGAATTTCATGGATCTTAAGCCACCAGAGTTTGatgcttcaccaacttctatTGAACCTCAGAAGTTCATTGATCGTTGTGAAAAGATATTGACTACGTTGGGGCTGAAGGAGGCTCGTGGTGTGGAATTTGCCACTTTCTTATTCTCAGGGTCCGCAGAGTCTTGGTGGATTTCGATTCAGAGAGGTAGACAAGCAGGGTTACCACCTATTACTTGGTCGGGAATTTTTCCTTGTTTAAGGACGGGTTTATTCCATTAA
- the LOC132038071 gene encoding uncharacterized protein LOC132038071, translated as MVRTGRNTTIRSRSGSASLGKSCIDTRTASDDKSETKSYADKKVRDMEFMKGEKVFLKVSPMKGVMRFGRKGKLSPRYIGPYEILDRIGLVAYRLALPPRLSVVHPVFHVSMLRRYVGDDSHKIQPEDVELDENLTYEEGPISILDRQVRQLRSKKVASVKVLWRNHPTEEATWESEADMRDKYPHLFDATGMI; from the coding sequence ATGGTTCGAACCGGGCGAAACACAACTATTAGGTCCAGATCTGGTTCAGCAAGCCTTGGAAAAAGTTGCATTGATACGAGAACGGCTTCGGACGACAAAAGCGAGACaaagtcctatgcagataagAAAGTACGTGATATGGAGTTCATGAAGGGGGAAAAAGTCTTTCTAAAAGTATCCCCTATGAAAGGAGTTATGAGATTCGGTCGGAAAGGTAAGTTAAGTCCTAGGTACATTGGTCCTTATGAGATTTTGGATCGAATTGGGTTGGTGGCATATAGACTTGCTTTACCTCCGAGATTGTCTGTTGTTCATCCTGTATTTCACGTGTCTATGCTAAGACGATATGTTGGTGATGATAGCCATAAGATTCAACCAGAGGATGTGGAGCTCGATgaaaatttgacttatgaggagggtCCGATATCTATTCTTGATAGGCAAGTGCGACAATTGAGGTCGAAGAaggtagcttcagtcaaagtgtTGTGGCGTAATCATCCAAccgaggaggctacttgggagtcTGAGGCGGATATGCGAGATaaatatcctcatttatttGACGCGACAGGTATGATCTAG